Proteins from one Flavobacterium sp. N2038 genomic window:
- a CDS encoding phytase: protein MKNKSLIAFLILSFSFIACKDDKLAPIAANAVKPTTVTEALPHDTDDPSIWIHPTDASKSIIVGTDKDTDGGLYAFDLSGKIIAKSEVLKRPNNVDIAYGLLIDGKKTDIAVTTERETNKIRIFSLPDLKAIDNGGIPVFEGEDLRDPMGIALYTRPSDKKIFAVVGRKSGPSGSYLWQYELSGSGKNAVAKVVRKFGTYSGKKEIEAIAVDNELGNIYYCDEQVGIRKYKADPALNDNKELAFFGQKDFKADHEGIAIYKKTDSTGYILVSNQQANSFMVYPREGAKGNPNSYPLLAEIPTSTIECDGADVTSINLGGDYKNGLFVAMSNGMTFHYYTWDLIQKRIDEAKK from the coding sequence ATGAAAAATAAATCTTTAATAGCTTTTTTAATTTTAAGCTTTTCTTTTATAGCTTGTAAAGATGATAAACTAGCCCCGATTGCAGCAAATGCCGTAAAACCAACAACCGTTACTGAAGCTTTACCACACGATACAGATGACCCATCGATTTGGATTCATCCAACAGATGCTTCAAAAAGTATTATTGTTGGAACCGATAAAGACACTGATGGTGGTTTGTATGCTTTTGATTTAAGTGGGAAAATTATCGCCAAATCTGAAGTTCTAAAACGCCCAAATAATGTTGATATCGCTTACGGATTATTAATAGACGGAAAAAAAACTGATATTGCAGTAACTACAGAACGCGAAACTAATAAAATAAGAATCTTTAGTTTACCAGATTTAAAAGCAATTGATAATGGCGGAATTCCAGTTTTTGAAGGGGAAGATTTGCGCGACCCAATGGGAATTGCATTATACACACGCCCTAGCGACAAGAAGATTTTTGCTGTCGTTGGCAGAAAATCGGGCCCTTCGGGAAGTTACTTATGGCAATACGAACTTTCTGGTTCTGGTAAAAATGCAGTTGCAAAAGTAGTGCGCAAATTTGGAACTTACAGCGGAAAAAAGGAAATTGAAGCCATTGCCGTTGATAACGAATTGGGAAATATTTATTACTGCGATGAACAAGTTGGAATTAGAAAATACAAGGCTGATCCTGCTTTAAACGACAATAAAGAACTAGCGTTTTTTGGTCAAAAAGATTTTAAAGCAGATCACGAAGGAATCGCGATATACAAAAAAACAGATTCTACGGGATATATTTTAGTTTCAAACCAACAGGCCAATAGTTTTATGGTTTATCCTAGAGAAGGTGCAAAAGGAAATCCAAACAGTTATCCGTTATTGGCTGAAATTCCAACCTCTACTATAGAATGTGATGGTGCCGATGTTACGAGTATTAACCTCGGAGGAGATTACAAAAACGGTCTTTTTGTAGCAATGAGTAACGGAATGACATTTCATTATTACACCTGGGATTTAATTCAAAAACGAATTGACGAGGCTAAAAAATAA
- the pckA gene encoding phosphoenolpyruvate carboxykinase (ATP) codes for MDTNTLFSQSISLKDLGIENATVRYQLSADELHAITVQSGQGVEASTGALAINTGEFTGRSPQDRYIVRDSITEDKVWWGKVNIPFAPEAFEKLYNKVTAFLSNKEVFVRDSYVCSDANYRLNVRVVTETAWSNLFCYNMFLRPEDSELANFTPEWTVVCAPSFMADPAVDGTRQSNFAILDFTKKIALIGGTGYTGEMKKGIFSALNFILPVFKNTLPMHCSANVGKDGDTAIFFGLSGTGKTTLSADPERKLIGDDEHGWTSENTVFNFEGGCYAKVINLSEENEPDIFRAIKKGALLENVVFKAGTNEVDFDDVSITQNTRVSYPITHIDNIQPGSIGHNPKNIFFLTADSFGILPPISRLTPGQAAYHFISGYTAKVAGTEAGVTEPQPNFSACFGAPFMPLHPTKYAEMLSKKMKDADVKVWLINTGWTGGAYGTGSRMKLKFTRAMITAALNGELDNVEFKNHDVFGIAIPQDCPNVPTEILNPRNTWEDKDTYDKKALELAGKFKANFAKFEEFANAEILAGAPITE; via the coding sequence ATGGACACTAACACACTTTTCTCGCAATCGATTTCGCTAAAAGACTTAGGAATTGAAAATGCAACGGTTCGCTACCAATTATCAGCAGATGAATTGCATGCGATCACTGTGCAGTCTGGTCAAGGTGTTGAGGCCTCTACAGGTGCTTTGGCAATTAATACAGGCGAATTTACAGGACGTTCTCCTCAGGATCGTTATATCGTAAGAGACAGCATTACAGAAGATAAGGTTTGGTGGGGAAAAGTAAATATCCCTTTCGCACCGGAAGCTTTCGAAAAATTATACAATAAGGTAACTGCATTTTTATCAAACAAAGAAGTTTTTGTTCGTGATTCATATGTTTGTTCTGATGCTAATTACAGATTAAATGTACGTGTTGTTACAGAAACAGCTTGGTCAAACTTGTTTTGCTACAATATGTTTCTTAGACCGGAAGATTCTGAATTAGCTAACTTTACTCCGGAATGGACAGTAGTTTGCGCGCCAAGTTTTATGGCAGATCCTGCTGTAGACGGAACACGCCAGTCTAACTTTGCGATTTTAGATTTTACAAAAAAAATCGCTTTAATTGGAGGTACAGGTTATACAGGAGAAATGAAAAAAGGAATTTTTTCTGCTTTGAACTTTATTTTACCAGTTTTCAAAAATACGCTTCCAATGCATTGCAGTGCCAATGTTGGAAAAGATGGGGATACAGCTATTTTCTTTGGTTTATCAGGAACAGGAAAAACAACTTTATCTGCAGATCCGGAACGTAAATTAATTGGAGATGATGAGCATGGATGGACAAGCGAGAATACCGTTTTTAACTTTGAGGGTGGGTGTTACGCTAAAGTAATCAACTTATCTGAAGAAAATGAACCGGACATTTTTAGAGCGATCAAAAAAGGAGCGCTTTTAGAAAATGTGGTTTTCAAAGCCGGAACAAACGAAGTAGATTTTGATGATGTTTCGATTACTCAAAATACACGTGTAAGTTACCCAATAACACATATTGATAATATTCAGCCGGGTTCTATTGGTCACAATCCAAAAAATATATTTTTCTTAACAGCAGATTCTTTCGGAATTTTGCCTCCAATCTCTAGATTAACTCCAGGTCAGGCGGCATACCACTTTATCTCTGGATATACTGCAAAAGTTGCAGGAACAGAAGCAGGAGTAACAGAACCACAGCCTAATTTCTCGGCTTGTTTTGGAGCACCATTTATGCCTTTGCATCCAACAAAATATGCTGAAATGTTGAGCAAAAAAATGAAAGATGCTGATGTAAAAGTTTGGTTAATCAATACAGGATGGACTGGTGGAGCATACGGAACAGGAAGCCGTATGAAACTTAAATTTACCCGCGCCATGATTACTGCTGCATTAAACGGAGAACTGGATAATGTAGAGTTTAAGAATCATGATGTATTTGGAATTGCAATTCCTCAGGATTGTCCAAATGTTCCAACTGAAATTTTAAATCCTAGAAATACTTGGGAAGACAAAGATACATACGATAAAAAAGCGTTAGAATTAGCTGGAAAATTCAAAGCTAATTTTGCCAAATTTGAAGAGTTTGCCAATGCTGAGATTTTAGCTGGCGCACCAATTACAGAATAA
- a CDS encoding DUF423 domain-containing protein, whose protein sequence is MKRRIVLTGTFLGMLAIILGAFGAHLLKRYLSVDELNTFEVGVRYQMYHALFLLFLSTRKDMAEKTVKTIYNLVVAGVILFSGSIYLLATKSLTLFDFKIIVFATPLGGFLLIIGWAVLFLSILRKKS, encoded by the coding sequence ATGAAAAGAAGAATCGTTTTAACTGGAACTTTTTTAGGAATGTTGGCTATTATTTTAGGTGCTTTTGGTGCACATTTATTAAAACGATATCTTTCTGTTGATGAGTTAAATACTTTTGAAGTTGGTGTGCGATACCAAATGTATCATGCTCTTTTTTTATTGTTTCTTTCAACAAGAAAAGATATGGCCGAAAAAACGGTAAAAACAATCTATAACTTAGTAGTGGCGGGCGTTATTCTTTTTAGCGGATCAATTTATTTATTAGCTACAAAAAGTCTTACATTATTTGATTTTAAAATTATCGTATTCGCAACTCCTTTGGGCGGATTCTTATTAATTATTGGCTGGGCAGTATTATTTCTTTCTATTTTGAGGAAAAAATCATAA
- a CDS encoding saccharopine dehydrogenase family protein, producing the protein MRSVLIIGAGRSASSLIRYLLSKSESENLHLIVADLSLALAEKKTQNHPNATPIALDIFNTEERRLAIEKASIVISMLPAHLHIEIAKDCLYFKKHLVTASYISDAMQALNEEAKKNNLIFMNEIGLDPGIDHMSAMKVIDEIRSQGGKMLLFESFCGGLVAPESDNNLWNYKFTWAPRNVVLAGQGGAAKFIQEGTYKYIPYSALFRRTEFLEVEDYGKFEAYSNRDSLKYRSIYGLDDILTLYRGTIRRVGFSKAWNMFVQLGMTDDSYIIEDSENMSYRQFMNSFLPYHPTDSVEIKTRLILKIDQDDIMWDKLLELDLFNPNKKVNLPNATPAQILEKILTDSWALEPDDKDMIVMYHKFGYELKGEKKQIDSKMVCIGDDQTYTAMAKTVGLPVAMATLLILNGKITTPGVQLPIKKEVYEPILKELEEYGVIFNEQTMPYFGYNPDLF; encoded by the coding sequence ATGAGAAGTGTTTTAATAATTGGAGCGGGCAGATCTGCATCTTCTTTAATACGGTATTTACTTTCAAAATCAGAAAGTGAAAACCTACATCTTATTGTTGCCGATTTATCTTTGGCTCTGGCCGAAAAGAAAACGCAAAATCATCCTAATGCCACACCAATCGCTTTGGATATTTTTAATACCGAAGAAAGAAGGTTAGCTATAGAAAAAGCCTCTATAGTTATTTCTATGCTTCCGGCGCATTTGCATATCGAAATTGCAAAAGACTGCCTTTATTTCAAAAAACATCTGGTAACCGCTTCTTATATAAGCGACGCTATGCAAGCTTTGAACGAAGAAGCTAAGAAGAATAACCTGATATTCATGAATGAAATTGGCCTTGATCCGGGAATTGATCATATGAGTGCCATGAAAGTTATTGACGAAATCAGGTCGCAAGGCGGAAAAATGCTGCTTTTTGAATCTTTTTGCGGTGGTTTGGTTGCCCCGGAATCCGACAATAATTTATGGAATTACAAGTTTACCTGGGCACCTAGAAATGTAGTTTTGGCAGGTCAGGGCGGTGCAGCCAAATTTATTCAGGAAGGCACTTATAAATACATTCCATATAGTGCTTTATTTCGTAGAACAGAATTTCTTGAAGTAGAAGATTACGGAAAATTTGAAGCGTATTCTAATCGTGATTCTCTTAAATACAGATCAATTTACGGACTGGATGATATCCTGACTTTATATAGAGGAACTATTAGAAGAGTTGGTTTTTCGAAAGCCTGGAATATGTTTGTACAACTGGGTATGACAGATGACAGTTACATTATAGAAGATTCTGAAAACATGAGTTATCGCCAATTCATGAATTCATTTTTACCTTATCATCCAACAGATTCGGTTGAAATTAAAACACGATTAATTCTAAAAATTGATCAGGATGATATTATGTGGGATAAACTTTTAGAATTGGATTTATTTAACCCAAATAAAAAAGTGAATTTACCAAATGCCACTCCGGCGCAAATTCTGGAAAAGATCTTAACAGATAGCTGGGCATTAGAACCAGATGACAAAGATATGATCGTTATGTATCACAAATTTGGATACGAACTGAAGGGCGAAAAAAAGCAAATCGATTCTAAAATGGTTTGCATTGGCGATGATCAGACCTATACAGCAATGGCAAAAACAGTTGGTCTTCCGGTGGCAATGGCAACATTGCTGATTTTAAACGGGAAAATCACAACTCCAGGCGTTCAGCTTCCTATAAAAAAAGAAGTTTACGAACCAATATTAAAAGAATTAGAAGAGTATGGTGTTATTTTTAATGAGCAAACCATGCCTTACTTTGGGTATAATCCGGATTTGTTCTGA
- a CDS encoding M56 family metallopeptidase: MTLYLLKSGILLLVFFAVYKLWLENEKMFRFNRAYLLGSMIFSLIVPLQLFSVRTLFSDQINVIQLDGIVIRTNKAVLNTIDYNEIIRYFFGGIYIVVAAILLFRFVLNLLVFYKKMHSSKVEIVTDQKVVLVKEAILPHSFWNAIFINEKEFENGKVPSELIAHEKAHLKQKHTLDILFVEVLQILFWFNPLIILYKKAIKLNHEFLADEAVNLQFESVSTYQKLLLSIASDTNNVALASTINYQITKKRFLMMSKRESPVKEVFKVFTVGLLCSMLLFAFSSEMTAQEVVKNESSGDNSVHKVGDLNIKQPDFPGGIIEFYKFVGQNFRIPEEASKSKVETKIAMQFMVEKDGSLSEIKIVKDAGYGIGEEAMRILKLSPKWIPGTQDGKPVRVLYSLPITIQADK; this comes from the coding sequence ATGACACTCTATCTTTTAAAATCGGGAATTCTCCTTTTGGTGTTTTTTGCTGTTTATAAATTGTGGCTGGAAAACGAAAAAATGTTTCGTTTTAATCGGGCTTATTTATTAGGAAGTATGATTTTTAGTCTCATTGTTCCGTTGCAATTGTTTTCGGTCAGGACACTTTTTTCAGATCAGATTAATGTAATTCAGTTAGACGGAATTGTTATAAGGACAAATAAAGCAGTTTTAAATACAATTGATTACAATGAAATAATCCGATACTTTTTTGGTGGAATTTATATTGTTGTTGCGGCAATTTTACTCTTTCGTTTTGTATTGAATCTACTGGTTTTTTATAAAAAGATGCATAGTAGTAAAGTTGAAATTGTTACAGATCAAAAAGTGGTTTTGGTAAAAGAAGCTATTTTGCCGCATTCGTTCTGGAATGCCATTTTTATAAACGAAAAAGAGTTTGAAAACGGAAAAGTCCCATCAGAGTTAATTGCGCATGAAAAAGCACATTTAAAGCAAAAACATACTTTGGACATTCTTTTTGTTGAGGTTTTACAAATTTTATTCTGGTTCAATCCATTAATAATTTTGTATAAAAAAGCTATAAAACTGAATCATGAGTTTTTGGCAGATGAAGCTGTAAATCTGCAATTTGAATCGGTATCAACATATCAGAAATTGTTATTGAGTATTGCTTCAGATACTAATAATGTCGCTTTAGCAAGTACTATTAATTATCAAATAACAAAAAAACGCTTCCTTATGATGAGCAAAAGAGAATCACCTGTCAAAGAAGTTTTTAAAGTTTTTACTGTTGGTTTACTTTGCAGTATGCTATTGTTTGCTTTTAGTTCAGAAATGACGGCTCAGGAAGTTGTTAAAAATGAGTCTTCGGGAGATAATAGTGTTCATAAAGTTGGGGATTTAAATATAAAACAACCTGATTTTCCAGGTGGAATTATTGAGTTTTATAAATTTGTTGGACAAAATTTTAGAATTCCTGAAGAAGCTTCAAAAAGTAAAGTTGAAACAAAAATTGCAATGCAGTTTATGGTCGAAAAAGATGGAAGTTTATCTGAAATTAAAATCGTAAAAGATGCCGGATATGGAATAGGAGAAGAGGCGATGAGAATCCTGAAGCTTTCTCCAAAATGGATTCCGGGTACCCAGGACGGAAAACCGGTTAGGGTTTTGTATAGTTTGCCTATTACGATTCAAGCCGATAAATAA
- a CDS encoding BlaI/MecI/CopY family transcriptional regulator, producing the protein MQLSNSEEQLMEHLWKLEKAFMKDLLEAYPEPKPATTTVATLLKRMIDKKFVAYNEFGNSREYYPLVKKTAYFSKHVNGLISNFFNNSASQFASFFTTETNLSASELEDLKKIIDSEIQKKKK; encoded by the coding sequence ATGCAATTATCAAACTCAGAAGAACAATTAATGGAGCATTTATGGAAGCTTGAAAAAGCCTTCATGAAAGATTTGCTCGAAGCATATCCGGAGCCTAAACCGGCTACAACAACTGTTGCAACATTATTAAAGCGAATGATCGACAAGAAATTTGTTGCGTATAACGAATTTGGAAATTCAAGAGAATATTATCCGCTGGTTAAAAAGACGGCTTATTTTTCTAAACATGTAAATGGCCTGATTAGTAATTTCTTTAATAATTCGGCCTCGCAGTTTGCTTCTTTCTTTACCACCGAAACCAATTTATCGGCATCGGAACTGGAGGACCTTAAAAAAATAATCGATTCAGAAATTCAAAAAAAGAAAAAATGA
- a CDS encoding DUF6624 domain-containing protein, translated as MRKTIAFFFIVINIGLLQAQKYKDWVKKADSCYRAGNFKMSVNFYEKAFKTEQKSSTDFYNAGCSAAMAKENEKAFKWLNLSIDNGYENITHLQTDSDLMSLHTEKEWKMTIDRLQKKLDILEVNYDKQLQKELLDIYAEDQGIRGEFMKIYNDPNSNKRKIDSIGKIMGKKDSINLVKVAKILDEKGWLGKDVIGVQANQTLFLVIQHSPLKYQQKYLPMMREAVKKGNATSGNLAYLEDRVALREGRPQIYGSQSARNKMTKKSYVSPMIDPDNVDKRRAEVGLGTMAEYAAKLNIEWNLEAYKKELPEIMKLENIKE; from the coding sequence ATGAGAAAAACAATTGCTTTCTTTTTTATTGTAATTAATATTGGTTTATTACAAGCTCAAAAGTATAAAGACTGGGTTAAAAAAGCAGATTCCTGTTACAGAGCAGGTAATTTTAAAATGTCTGTCAATTTTTACGAAAAAGCCTTTAAAACAGAGCAAAAATCATCGACAGATTTTTACAATGCGGGATGTTCTGCAGCCATGGCCAAAGAAAATGAAAAAGCATTTAAATGGCTGAATCTGTCCATTGATAACGGATACGAAAATATTACACACCTACAAACGGATAGTGATTTAATGTCTTTACACACAGAAAAAGAGTGGAAAATGACTATTGACAGGCTGCAAAAGAAGTTGGATATACTTGAAGTAAATTATGATAAACAGCTTCAAAAAGAACTTTTAGATATTTATGCAGAAGATCAGGGTATTCGTGGAGAATTTATGAAAATTTATAATGACCCTAATTCTAATAAAAGAAAAATTGACAGCATTGGAAAGATAATGGGTAAAAAAGACAGTATTAATCTTGTGAAGGTTGCTAAAATACTAGATGAAAAGGGCTGGCTTGGAAAAGATGTTATCGGTGTGCAGGCAAATCAGACCTTGTTTTTAGTCATTCAGCATTCTCCGCTAAAATACCAGCAAAAGTACTTGCCAATGATGAGAGAAGCGGTAAAAAAAGGTAATGCGACCTCAGGGAATTTAGCCTATTTAGAAGACAGGGTAGCATTAAGGGAAGGAAGGCCGCAAATTTACGGCAGCCAGTCGGCAAGGAATAAAATGACTAAAAAGAGTTATGTATCACCTATGATTGATCCTGATAACGTAGATAAAAGACGCGCTGAAGTTGGCCTTGGGACCATGGCTGAATATGCAGCAAAATTGAATATCGAATGGAATCTTGAGGCTTATAAAAAAGAATTGCCCGAAATAATGAAGCTTGAAAATATTAAAGAATAA
- a CDS encoding DUF6624 domain-containing protein, with protein sequence MKKLIAFFFILINSSFLQAQTYKEWVQKADSCYRAENYKMSVDYYEKAFKIENKHSEDFYNAGCSAALAQESKKAFKWLNLAIDNGYESIAHMKQDSDLKSLYADKDWKKTINKFQKKIDIMEVNYDKPLQKELLEIYAEDQDIRGVAMKIYKTDGPGSKALDSIGDIMNYKDSITLIKVIKILDERGWVGKDVVGSQASQALFLVIQHANLQYQQKYLPMMREAVKKGNAKASSLALLEDRVALRQGGKQIYGSQISNHPITKKPFVSPLEDPDNVDKRRASVGLGTLSDYLKYWNATWDVEAYKKELPEFEKLINKGKK encoded by the coding sequence ATGAAAAAACTAATTGCTTTCTTTTTTATTTTAATAAACAGTAGCTTCCTTCAGGCGCAAACATATAAAGAATGGGTTCAAAAAGCAGATTCTTGTTACCGTGCAGAAAACTATAAAATGTCTGTTGATTATTATGAAAAAGCATTTAAAATAGAAAACAAACATTCTGAGGATTTCTACAATGCAGGATGTTCTGCAGCTTTGGCACAGGAAAGTAAAAAAGCATTTAAATGGCTGAATTTAGCAATTGATAATGGTTATGAAAGTATCGCTCACATGAAACAGGACAGCGACTTAAAGTCTTTGTATGCTGATAAAGATTGGAAGAAAACGATCAATAAGTTTCAAAAGAAAATAGATATCATGGAAGTTAATTATGATAAACCTTTGCAAAAAGAGCTTTTAGAGATTTATGCAGAAGATCAGGATATTCGTGGAGTGGCCATGAAGATTTATAAAACTGATGGCCCGGGAAGTAAAGCTTTGGATAGTATTGGTGACATTATGAACTATAAAGACAGTATAACCTTAATTAAAGTTATCAAAATATTAGATGAAAGAGGTTGGGTTGGAAAAGATGTTGTAGGTTCTCAGGCAAGTCAGGCCTTGTTTCTGGTAATCCAGCATGCCAATTTGCAGTATCAGCAAAAATATTTGCCCATGATGAGAGAGGCAGTTAAAAAAGGAAATGCAAAAGCAAGCTCGCTGGCTTTACTTGAAGACAGAGTAGCTTTACGTCAAGGAGGGAAGCAAATTTATGGAAGTCAGATTTCGAATCATCCCATAACGAAGAAGCCTTTTGTTTCTCCGCTTGAAGATCCTGATAATGTAGATAAAAGGAGAGCATCAGTCGGACTGGGAACTTTATCGGATTATCTTAAATACTGGAATGCAACCTGGGATGTTGAAGCGTATAAAAAAGAACTTCCCGAATTTGAAAAGTTGATTAATAAGGGTAAGAAGTAA
- a CDS encoding dipeptidase: MENIKSYVQQHKDRFINELIELLKIPSVSADTAYSQDVIDTAEAVKESLSKAGCDFVETCDTPGYPIIYGEKIIDPNLPTVLVYGHYDVQPPDPLELWTSPPFEPVIKTTEIHPDGAIFARGACDDKGQMYMHVKALELMVQSNTLPCNVKFMIEGEEEVGSASLAWFVERNQEKLKNDVILISDTGMISNQQPSITTGLRGLSYVEVEVTGPNRDLHSGLYGGAVANPINILAKMIASLHDEDNHITIPGFYDKVQELSAEERAEMAKAPFSLEKYKKALDLNDVYGEKGYVTNERNSIRPTLDVNGIWGGYTGEGAKTVIASKAFAKISMRLVPNQDWEEITELFSKHFTSIAPAGVTVKVTPHHGGQGYVTPIDSIGYQAANKAYTETFGVPAIPVRSGGSIPIVALFEKELKSKTILMGFGLDSDAIHSPNEHFGIFNYLKGIETIPLFYKYFVELSK, from the coding sequence ATGGAAAATATTAAGTCCTACGTTCAACAACATAAAGATCGGTTTATCAATGAATTGATCGAATTATTAAAGATTCCGTCGGTTAGTGCCGACACTGCATACTCACAAGATGTTATCGACACAGCCGAAGCTGTAAAAGAAAGTTTATCTAAAGCAGGCTGCGATTTTGTCGAAACTTGCGACACTCCGGGTTATCCAATTATTTATGGAGAGAAAATAATCGACCCAAATCTTCCAACAGTTTTAGTTTACGGACATTATGATGTTCAGCCGCCAGATCCATTAGAATTATGGACTTCACCACCATTTGAACCTGTTATCAAAACGACAGAGATTCACCCTGACGGAGCAATCTTTGCGCGTGGAGCGTGTGACGACAAAGGTCAGATGTACATGCACGTAAAAGCACTTGAATTAATGGTACAAAGCAATACGTTGCCTTGTAACGTAAAATTCATGATCGAAGGCGAGGAAGAAGTTGGTTCTGCAAGTTTAGCCTGGTTCGTAGAACGTAATCAGGAAAAACTGAAAAACGACGTAATCCTGATTTCAGATACTGGAATGATCTCCAACCAACAACCGTCTATTACGACAGGTTTAAGAGGTTTGAGTTATGTAGAGGTTGAGGTTACGGGACCAAACCGTGATTTGCATTCTGGTTTATACGGTGGAGCAGTAGCAAACCCAATTAATATTCTGGCAAAAATGATTGCTTCTCTTCATGACGAAGACAATCATATTACGATTCCGGGATTTTACGATAAAGTTCAGGAATTATCTGCAGAAGAAAGAGCCGAAATGGCAAAAGCGCCTTTCAGCTTAGAAAAATATAAAAAAGCCTTAGACTTAAATGATGTTTATGGCGAAAAAGGATATGTAACCAACGAAAGAAACTCAATCCGTCCGACATTAGACGTAAACGGAATCTGGGGCGGTTACACTGGCGAAGGTGCTAAAACAGTTATTGCAAGTAAAGCTTTTGCTAAAATCTCGATGCGTTTGGTTCCAAACCAGGACTGGGAAGAGATTACAGAACTTTTTTCTAAACATTTTACAAGTATTGCTCCAGCGGGAGTTACGGTAAAAGTAACGCCTCATCACGGTGGACAAGGTTACGTTACACCAATTGACAGTATTGGGTATCAGGCAGCAAATAAAGCCTATACAGAAACTTTTGGAGTTCCTGCAATTCCGGTTCGTTCTGGAGGAAGTATTCCAATTGTGGCTTTGTTTGAGAAAGAATTAAAAAGCAAAACGATTTTGATGGGATTTGGTTTAGACAGTGATGCCATTCACTCACCAAACGAACACTTCGGAATCTTTAATTACTTAAAAGGAATTGAGACTATTCCATTGTTTTACAAGTATTTTGTGGAGCTTTCTAAGTAG